A portion of the Malania oleifera isolate guangnan ecotype guangnan chromosome 3, ASM2987363v1, whole genome shotgun sequence genome contains these proteins:
- the LOC131151095 gene encoding trans-Golgi network-localized SYP41-interacting protein 1 isoform X3: protein MQEADHLGSDQFDKSGGIEPKGDGRPAVYVLGNSRDVVAGTAADQTGVIEVDREPQSTEVVDVPAAAVAIGNACEHPVSAMATLEADGSKNVRHEVTDQQRGEIAAECSKGEKFEMQSGSDISEYYQKLGVQADTEDSLADDGYEQQKLPDKSILSEVSNRERPPESTTDSLSGQRRASSVVDLSSISLSQLVELLRGLDEDKFRFLLNSRESAANAELGHAGSLTVSNYAFDAVERYKEQLYLTNITKDLFHLQFFEECELQTEFDHQRYQLVDEISVLSSSLSEVQEKNKNLAEELAHCKSEIEDVSAGRVDLQNQYDSARMEIEAFSVRANELQIELEKSRGDLAELSVELTDCKGLVADLQTENENLNVSLASVKQENLTLKEEKEYLVHENGKLSLELADNKDLVAASQIESANLNDRLGLTIKERNKLEEEKEHFICENRKLLTELADDRGLVNSLQIENVNLTEKLSLVVEERDKLREGQENHILEKERLSIELIVQMELLSIEHADHRQLELELEEMKLRLKQLTEENAVLNCSHEKHKAELIREIDNRQMHLLSLREEVGNQFENPDALSRGHENGTGGEYSLQISGRKDDEVYACVLEQPLSDGLSEGLLPKQLKLEFYDDLFGFVALKGHLMEAEKIIQKLDVAIEQMHSHSASLSRPGGRVVVHGVSKLIQAFESKAQIDEHETQEMPSTEDQSSADPFLTKEHIGNLRAILKKLVLDADNASELFKGERDSRGVANVAFKELKDQHEAFKEQTCNFEARNIELEVLYEAMKQHVSHIERKTSELEVLYETVKQQDISLNSENSELCEKLSGCQSRINELQSQLNKIQRSSDEMASAIYYQLETLQKEIVDRSSLLEQEWNSTVAQIAETVGKLDASVGRFSDTNISSGTQDGFEIIACVAASVSAAIQVIENLQAKLEATSADLEVSRILNEEMNKKYYDLYGRSDLAIGILHQIHGKLQKLVNDYGGYVKGSEMNTQNEKLIDPLFLSNYETLMEQLSNFLGEKMLLESNNDKLNLELMNKTKDIEELNKRCVDLSFTSKLVEEIGDIVKLENRGANSDELPVSHLESLVYSLVKKYKEADEQVRLCRRELESKVIELSELEGKTHEMYSLNLQQENEILVLKESLSQAEEALIIVRSELQQKVTELEQSEHRVSSVREKLSIAVAKGKGLIVQRDSLKQSLAETSGELERCSEELKLKDSRLHEAETKLKTYSEAGERVEALESELSYIRNSATALRESFLLKDSVLQRIEEVLEDLDLPENFHSRDIIEKVDWLARSATGNSLPPTDWDQKSAGGGGSYSDAGFVVTETWKEDVQSSSNMGDDFRRKYDELQSKFYELAEQNEMLEQSLMERNNLVQRWEEVLDRIDMPSHLRSVEPEDRIEWLGSAFSEVHHLTDMLQRKIDNLENYCGSLAADLEESQRRISDLELALQGVIHEKEHVSGRFENLICDNEKVSERAVQLELENDKLHTELTVLQEKLVEKIGNEDRIRHVEAVIKRLQDLIIDALQDPITGDVVSDDIGTDFLERLLKKLIENYATLSSIKPDLRNAVNGDTSEHEDATLVEQKSRDALYAEEQEAVLKKELEEALGTLVQVKEERDGYMEKHNSLICEIEVLGKKKVELQELLAQEEQKSASVREKLNVAVRKGKSLVQQRESLKQTIEELDTVVNHLKAEINHQKNALTEYEKKIKDWCTYPERVELLDADNQFLRNRLSETEHYLHEKDHILSMITNALDDIDIGNGVNINDPLEKVEHFGKFCHDLHATVASSENELRKSRRAAELLLAELNEVQERNDSLQEELAKAGSELSELSRERDLAEAAKLEALSRVEQLSIVRSEDRKNLFSQFLVVKSNVDQLRKGFFDINNMLADVPKDLELLHNLEAAMESCLQPSGAAELVDLPFVSAPAGIISTNSENKDNFLATDLSDLKTKDHFSDNEIYAFVENHLEEFTSEIGVLREKLYGHFISFNEEAKRLAKVMGLIQREMSSQKESADFMKRDITRLESIEKQKDSEIFIMKRNIALLHEACSSSILEIKDKKAQLLGQSLAAGNLGLDMKLANPDRGNLLTGQTPMDPEENIRALADRLLSAVKDFASMQNEIVEGSQKEMKVTISNLQRELQEKDIQKDRICMELVTQIKEAEASATSYAADLQSAETRMHDLKKQVEALEEERNLLEQRVKELRNGEGTLVGLQDRVKALTDVLAAKEQEIEALMQALDEEEVQMEELTKKTEKLEKVVKQKDMDLENLEASRAKAMKKLSVTVTKFDELHHLSAGLLTEVEKLQSQLQGRDTEISFLRQEVTRSTNEVLVASQMSSKRNSDEIHGLLTWLDTMISQVRVHDVNLDDKKSDQVHEYRERVQKQITSIVSELVDLRVVAQNREALLQAERNRGEKLLQRAETLESSLHEKESQLNFLKNAGDSGQATNITSEILEVEPMINKRAAPGASIAPQVRSLRKVNNDQVAIAIDTDPGSNTRLEDEDDDKVHGFKSLTTSRIVPRFTRPATDMIDGLWVSCDRALMRQPALRLGIIMYWAILHALLATFVV, encoded by the exons ATGCAGGAAGCTGACCATTTGGGTTCGGACCAATTTGATAAAAGTGGTGGGATTGAACCTAAAGGAGATGGGAGGCCAGCTGTCTATGTGCTTGGTAATAGTCGTGATGTTGTTGCAGGGACAGCAGCAGACCAGACTGGCGTCATAGAGGTAGACCGTGAACCTCAAAGCACTGAGGTAGTTGATGTACCTGCAGCTGCTGTTGCAATCGGCAATGCATGTGAGCATCCCGTTTCTGCTATGGCTACACTCGAGGCAGATGGATCTAAAAACGTAAGACATGAAGTAACTGATCAGCAGAGAGGAGAAATAGCAGCAGAGTGTTCTAAAGGAGAAAAGTTTGAAATGCAATCTGGCTCGGATATTTCTGAATATTACCAGAAATTAGGGGTTCAAGCAGATACAGAAGACAGTTTGGCTGATGATGGGTATGAACAGCAGAAATTACCCGACAAATCTATCTTGTCTGAAGTTAGTAACCGTGAAAGACCTCCCGAAAGTACAACTGACAGCTTATCAGGACAACGTAGAGCATCTTCCGTTGTGGATTTAAGCTCAATCAGTCTCTCACAACTTGTGGAGTTGTTAAGGGGGCTTGATGAAGACAAATTTAGGTTCTTACTCAACTCAAGAGAATCAGCTGCCAATGCTGAATTGGGGCATGCAGGCAGTTTGACCGTATCCAACTATGCATTTGATGCTGTGGAGAGATATAAAGAACAACTTTATCTAACAAATATCACAAAAGATTTATTTCACTTGCAATTTTTTGAAGAGTGTGAGCTACAAACGGAGTTTGATCACCAGCGCTATCAGCTGGTTGATGAAATATCTGTTCTCAGTTCTTCACTCAGTGAGGTTCAAGAGAAGAATAAAAACCTTGCTGAAGAGCTTGCACATTGTAAGTCTGAGATAGAGGATGTTTCTGCTGGGAGAGTGGATCTGCAAAATCAATACGATTCTGCAAGAATGGAGATTGAAGCATTTTCTGTGAGGGCTAATGAGTTGCAGATAGAACTTGAGAAGTCACGAGGGGATCTGGCGGAACTCTCAGTGGAGCTAACTGACTGCAAGGGTTTGGTGGCAGATTTACAGACAGAAAACGAAAACTTAAATGTGAGTCTTGCTTCAGTGAAACAGGAGAATTTGACACTTAAGGAGGAAAAGGAGTATTTAGTCCATGAGAATGGAAAATTGTCCTTGGAGTTAGCTGACAACAAAGATTTAGTGGCAGCTTCACAGATTGAAAGTGCTAACTTAAATGATAGGCTTGGTTTGACAATCAAGGAGAGAAATAAACTTGAGGAGGAAAAGGAACATTTTATCTGTGAGAACAGGAAACTGTTGACGGAGTTAGCTGATGACAGGGGTTTGGTGAATTCCCTACAGATTGAAAATGTGAACTTAACTGAGAAGCTTTCTCTTGTTGTAGAGGAGAGGGATAAGTTGAGGGAGGGCCAAGAGAACCATATCCTGGAGAAAGAGAGGCTTTCAATTGAGCTTATTGTTCAAATGGAGTTGTTGTCAATCGAACATGCAGATCATAGGCAGCTTGAACTTGAACTAGAAGAAATGAAATTGCGGCTTAAACAACTTACTGAGGAAAATGCTGTTCTCAACTGCAGCCATGAGAAGCATAAGGCTGAGCTAATAAGGGAGATTGATAACAGGCAAATGCATTTATTATCTCTACGTGAGGAAGTTGGGAATCAATTTGAAAAtcctgatgcattgagcaggggCCATGAAAACGGGACTGGTGGCGAATACTCACTGCAAATCTCTGGGAGAAAAGATGATGAAGTTTATGCTTGTGTGTTGGAGCAACCGTTATCTGATGGCCTCAGTGAAGGGTTGCTGCCTAAGCAGCTTAAGCTGGAATTCTATGATGACTTGTTTGGGTTTGTAGCCTTGAAGGGGCATTTGATGGAAGCAGAGAAGATAATTCAGAAACTTGATGTGGCAATTGAACAGATGCATTCTCATTCAGCTTCTCTTAGCCGGCCAGGTGGAAGAGTGGTTGTGCATGGGGTATCAAAACTGATTCAAGCCTTCGAGTCAAAAGCTCAAATTGATGAACATGAGACTCAGGAAATGCCTTCGACTGAAGATCAATCATCAGCAGACCCTTTCTTAACAAAAGAGCACATTGGAAATTTGAGAGCAATACTTAAGAAGTTGGTCTTGGATGCTGATAATGCCAGTGAATTGTTCAAGGGTGAGAGAGACAGTCGAGGAGTTGCTAATGTTGCATTCAAGGAGCTCAAAGATCAACATGAAGCTTTTAAGGAACAAACTTGCAATTTTGAAGCTAGGAACATTGAACTTGAGGTACTGTATGAAGCTATGAAGCAACATGTGAGTCATATTGAAAGAAAGACCAGTGAGCTTGAGGTTTTGTATGAAACCGTAAAGCAACAGGACATCAGTCTTAACTCAGAGAACAGTGAGCTTTGTGAGAAGCTGAGTGGCTGCCAATCAAGAATTAATGAATTGCAGAGTCAGTTGAATAAAATCCAGAGAAGTTCAGATGAGATGGCTTCTGCAATCTATTATCAGTTAGAAACTTTGCAGAAGGAAATAGTGGATAGATCATCATTACTTGAGCAAGAATGGAATTCTACTGTTGCTCAGATTGCTGAGACTGTTGGGAAGCTTGATGCATCTGTTGGGAGATTTTCTGACACCAACATTTCCTCTGGAACTCAAGATGGCTTTGAGATAATTGCCTGTGTTGCTGCTTCTGTAAGCGCTGCCATACAAGTAATTGAGAACCTGCAGGCAAAGCTTGAAGCTACTTCTGCAGACCTTGAAGTAAGCCGCATTTTGAATGAGGAAATGAACAaaaaatattatgatttgtatGGGAGGAGTGACTTGGCTATTGGTATATTGCATCAGATTCATGGTAAACTTCAGAAACTTGTGAATGACTATGGTGGATATGTCAAAGGAAGTGAGATGAACACACAGAATGAAAAACTGATTGATCCCCTGTTTCTGAGCAACTATGAAACTCTTATGGAACAACTGAGCAATTTTCTGGGTGAGAAGATGCTACTTGAGTCCAACAACGACAAACTTAATCTAGAGTTGATGAATAAAACAAAAGATATAGAGGAACTGAACAAAAGATGTGTTGATTTGAGTTTTACTTCTAAGTTAGTTGAAGAAATTGGGGACATAGTTAAGCTGGAAAATAGGGGTGCCAACTCAGATGAATTACCTGTTTCACATTTGGAGTCTTTGGTGTATTCTCTTGTTAAGAAATACAAAGAGGCTGATGAGCAGGTCAGGTTGTGTAGAAGAGAACTTGAATCGAAGGTGATAGAGTTGAGTGAATTGGAGGGAAAGACACATGAAATGTATTCCTTGAATCTGCAGCAGGAGAATGAAATCCTTGTTCTCAAGGAAAGCTTGAGTCAGGCAGAGGAGGCCCTTATCATTGTTCGTTCCGAATTACAGCAGAAGGTAACTGAACTTGAACAGTCAGAGCATCGAGTTTCTTCTGTTAGAGAGAAGCTTAGCATAGCTGTTGCCAAAGGGAAAGGTTTGATCGTGCAACGTGACAGCCTCAAGCAGTCACTTGCAGAGACATCAGGTGAACTGGAGAGATGCTCAGAGGAGTTGAAGTTGAAAGATTCGAGGCTTCATGAGGCTGAAACAAAACTTAAGACCTATTCAGAGGCAGGTGAACGTGTGGAAGCCCTAGAATCTGAGCTCTCTTACATTCGCAACTCAGCTACGGCACTGAGAGAATCATTTCTCCTTAAAGACTCTGTCCTTCAGAGAATTGAAGAAGTTTTAGAGGATCTGGATCTACCAGAGAATTTTCATTCCAGAGATATAATTGAAAAGGTTGATTGGTTAGCCAGATCAGCTACTGGAAATTCTTTGCCTCCGACTGATTGGGACCAGAAAAGTGCTGGGGGAGGAGGTTCGTACTCAGATGCTGGTTTTGTGGTTACAGAAACCTGGAAGGAAGATGTACAGTCAAGCTCAAACATGGGTGATGATTTCAGAAGAAAGTATGATGAGCTTCAAAGTAAGTTTTACGAGTTGGCTGAACAAAATGAAATGCTTGAACAATCTTTAATGGAAAGGAACAACCTGGTGCAGAGATGGGAAGAGGTTTTGGACAGAATCGATATGCCCTCACACTTGCGGTCTGTGGAGCCAGAGGACAGGATAGAGTGGTTAGGAAGTGCATTTTCAGAGGTTCATCACCTCACAGATATGCTCCAGCGGAAGATTGATAACCTTGAAAACTATTGTGGCTCACTTGCTGCCGATCTGGAAGAGTCACAAAGAAGGATATCTGACCTTGAGTTGGCCCTACAAGGGGTTATCCATGAGAAAGAGCATGTTTCTGGAAGATTTGAGAATCTAATCTGTGATAATGAGAAAGTTTCAGAGAGGGCAGTCCAATTAGAGCTTGAGAATGATAAGCTGCACACTGAACTAACTGTTTTGCAGGAAAAATTGGTTGAGAAGATTGGGAATGAGGATCGGATTCGTCACGTTGAAGCTGTAATAAAGAGATTGCAGGATTTGATTATTGATGCATTGCAGGATCCTATTACAGGAGATGTGGTTTCTGATGATATTGGTACAGATTTTTTGGAAAGATTGCTGAAGAAGCTTATAGAGAACTATGCAACCCTCTCCTCGATTAAACCTGACCTTAGGAATGCAGTTAATGGGGACACTTCTGAACATGAAGATGCTACTCTAGTTGAACAGAAAAGCAGAGATGCACTGTATGCTGAGGAGCAGGAAGCAGTACTGAAGAAAGAACTGGAGGAGGCTCTGGGAACTTTGGTACAAGTGAAGGAGGAGAGAGATGGATATATGGAAAAGCATAATTCTCTGATATGTGAAATTGAAGTGCTTGGGAAAAAAAAGGTGGAATTACAAGAACTACTTGCTCAGGAGGAGCAGAAGTCAGCATCTGTGAGAGAGAAGCTGAATGTTGCAGTTAGAAAAGGGAAATCATTGGTTCAACAGAGGGAGAGTTTGAAACAAACCATCGAAGAGTTGGATACAGTGGTGAACCACTTGAAAGCTGAGATTAATCATCAGAAAAATGCTCTTACGGAGTATGAAAAAAAGATAAAGGACTGGTGCACCTATCCGGAAAGAGTAGAACTCCTAGATGCTGATAACCAATTCTTAAGAAATCGTTTGTCAGAGACCGAgcattatttgcatgagaaagaCCATATCTTGAGCATGATAACAAATGCTTTGGATGACATTGATATTGGTAATGGAGTAAATATTAATGATCCACTTGAGAAGGTTGAACATTTTGGAAAATTCTGCCATGATTTACATGCAACTGTGGCTTCTTCAGAAAATGAGTTAAGGAAATCCAGAAGAGCAGCAGAGTTGCTCCTCGCCGAGTTAAATGAGGTTCAAGAGAGAAATGATAGTCTCCAGGAAGAGCTGGCGAAAGCTGGCAGTGAACTTTCAGAGCTCTCCAGGGAAAGAGATTTAGCTGAGGCTGCCAAACTAGAAGCTCTTTCACGTGTTGAACAGTTATCTATTGTTCGTTCTGAGGACAGGAAGaatctattttctcaatttttggtgGTGAAGTCTAATGTAGATCAACTCAGGAAGGGTTTTTTTGATATTAATAATATGCTAGCTGATGTTCCCAAAGACTTGGAATTGTTGCATAATCTGGAGGCTGCTATGGAGTCATGTCTGCAACCAAGTGGTGCTGCTGAGTTGGTTGATCTGCCATTTGTCAGTGCACCTGCTGGGATTATTTCCACCAATTCAGAGAATAAG GATAACTTTCTAGCTACAGATCTGTCTGACCTGAAGACGAAGGACCACTTCAGTGACAATGAAATCTATGCTTTTGTTGAGAATCATTTAGAAGAATTTACATCAGAAATTGGCGTTCTTAGAGAGAAATTGTATGGACACTTCATATCATTTAATGAAGAGGCTAAGAGACTAGCGAAAGTGATGGGGCTTATCCAAAGAGAAATGAGTTCCCAAAAAGAGTCGGCAGACTTTATGAAAAGAGACATAACCCGTTTAGAGTCAATTGAAAAACAAAAAGATTCAGAAATTTTCATAATGAAGAGAAATATTGCTTTGCTTCATGAAGCATGCAGTAGTTCAATTCTGGAAATTAAAGACAAAAAGGCCCAGCTTCTTGGACAGAGTTTGGCTGCTGGCAACCTGGGGTTGGACATGAAACTTGCAAATCCTGATAGAGGAAATCTTTTAACTGGACAGACTCCTATGGATCCTGAGGAAAATATCAGGGCTTTGGCAGATAGACTGTTATCGGCTGTGAAGGATTTTGCCAGTATGCAAAATGAAATTGTAGAAGGTAGCCAAAAGGAAATGAAAGTTACCATATCTAATTTGCAGAGAGAGCTTCAGGAGAAAGACATTCAAAAAGACAGAATTTGTATGGAACTTGTAACTCAAATTAAGGAAGCTGAAGCATCCGCAACAAGTTATGCAGCTGATCTTCAATCTGCAGAGACTAGGATGCATGATTTGAAGAAACAGGTGGAAGCATTGGAGGAGGAGCGGAACTTACTGGAGCAAAGAGTGAAAGAGCTGCGAAATGGAGAAGGTACTTTGGTAGGTTTACAAGATAGAGTTAAAGCACTAACAGATGTACTAGCCGCCAAAGAGCAGG AAATTGAGGCCTTGATGCAAGCACTTGATGAGGAGGAGGTTCAGATGGAAGAGTTGACAAAGAAGACAGAGAAACTTGAAAAAGTCGTGAAACAAAAGGACATGGACCTGGAGAATCTTGAAGCATCCCGTGCCAAGGCTATGAAAAAGCTATCTGTAACTGTGACCAAGTTTGATGAACTTCATCATCTCTCTGCTGGCCTCCTTACTGAGGTTGAAAAGCTTCAATCACAATTGCAAGGTCGGGATACGGAGATCTCTTTTTTAAGGCAAGAAGTCACCAGATCCACCAATGAGGTTCTTGTTGCTTCACAGATGAGCAGCAAGAGAAATTCAGATGAGATTCATGGCCTACTGACATGGTTGGATACAATGATCTCCCAAGTTCGGGTTCATGATGTGAATCTTGATGATAAAAAGAGTGATCAGGTTCATGAATATAGGGAGAGAGTTCAGAAGCAAATTACATCCATTGTGTCTGAATTAGTGGATCTACGGGTTGTGGCTCAAAACAGGGAAGCATTGCTGCAAGCAGAAAGGAATAGAGGAGAAAAATTGTTACAGAGAGCAGAAACTCTTGAATCTTCTTTACATGAGAAGGAGTCTCaattaaattttcttaaaaatgctGGAGATTCTGGACAGGCAACCAATATCACTTCTGAAATTTTGGAagttgagcccatg ATAAACAAACGGGCTGCACCTGGAGCCTCCATTGCTCCTCAGGTCCGTAGTTTGCGCAAAGTCAATAACGATCAAGTTGCCATTGCCATAGATACAGATCCAGGAAGTAATACTAGGCTAGAGGATGAAGATGATGATAAAG TTCATGGCTTCAAGTCGCTCACTACATCAAGAATTGTTCCAAGATTTACAAGACCTGCAACTGACATGATAGATGGCCTATG GGTTTCTTGTGATCGAGCTTTAATGCGGCAACCTGCTTTAAGGCTTGGTATCATTATGTATTGGGCTATATTGCATGCCCTTCTTGCAACTTTTGTAGTTTGA